From one Pontibacillus sp. HMF3514 genomic stretch:
- a CDS encoding MFS transporter — MQRELKGALFVFAIGVFMAALDNGIITASLTTLIYAFDVSATWGSWTITLYTLGLAISVPIVGKLSDQFGRKRLFIIEIALFGLGSLLVALSVNFPMFLTARFIQSLGGGGIFIIASSFILNTFPKEKQGRALGVIGGMNGIAAVLGPNVGALILQLTGSWHWLFLINIPIAILLLLFGVKYINEEQELHHEKMDWAGIFLLTSAILSLMLSLTMLEGSNIITSLLQPRFFIFAVLAIVLIATLIQVEKRIARKREPLLPIRLFQTSSFLWTLVLASFSGMILASVIFIPGFLEQYLQIPREQAGYWFTPLAIASGVGAGGGGTLVDKKGPITTLLTASIIAFIGFFLFPLWVETIWQMVIASIFVGLGFGMMLGAPINVLATEKTEERKGVALGTTSLFRQLGMTLAPTLYAGFIARTFSNLDQRAQANLKEANLSTEGVPGHEDNRAQISEFQTIQSDFQSVSDDQVRDVLLETLQTVVGQGYNGLFYSAMTISVFMFIGALYVKKLR; from the coding sequence ATGCAACGGGAATTAAAAGGAGCGCTTTTTGTTTTTGCCATAGGAGTCTTTATGGCTGCACTTGATAACGGTATTATTACCGCTTCTTTAACGACCTTAATTTATGCATTTGATGTTAGTGCAACTTGGGGGTCGTGGACCATTACATTATATACACTTGGACTAGCTATTTCAGTTCCTATAGTTGGAAAGCTCTCTGATCAGTTCGGACGGAAAAGGTTGTTTATCATTGAAATTGCCTTATTCGGACTAGGATCACTCCTCGTTGCTCTGAGCGTGAACTTTCCTATGTTCCTTACCGCCCGCTTCATTCAATCCTTAGGTGGTGGGGGGATATTCATCATTGCAAGTTCATTTATTTTGAATACATTCCCTAAAGAAAAACAAGGAAGGGCTCTTGGCGTCATTGGTGGCATGAACGGTATAGCAGCTGTTTTGGGGCCAAATGTAGGAGCTCTAATCCTTCAACTAACTGGAAGCTGGCACTGGTTGTTTCTTATTAATATACCAATCGCTATCCTACTTCTCCTATTTGGAGTTAAATACATAAATGAAGAACAAGAACTCCATCACGAAAAAATGGACTGGGCTGGAATCTTCCTATTAACTTCAGCTATCTTATCGTTAATGCTTAGCTTAACGATGCTTGAGGGATCAAATATCATAACTAGCTTATTACAGCCACGTTTCTTTATCTTTGCTGTATTAGCGATTGTTTTGATTGCAACACTGATTCAAGTGGAGAAACGCATAGCTCGCAAAAGAGAGCCTCTCCTCCCAATAAGATTATTTCAGACTTCATCTTTTCTTTGGACTCTAGTACTCGCTTCCTTTTCTGGTATGATTCTGGCTTCTGTCATTTTCATTCCTGGCTTTTTAGAGCAGTACTTACAAATCCCAAGAGAACAAGCAGGTTACTGGTTCACTCCACTAGCTATCGCTTCAGGCGTTGGAGCAGGCGGTGGAGGAACACTTGTCGATAAAAAAGGTCCCATCACAACACTACTTACAGCATCGATTATTGCTTTTATCGGCTTTTTCCTATTCCCATTATGGGTAGAAACCATATGGCAGATGGTCATTGCCAGTATTTTTGTAGGACTCGGTTTTGGTATGATGCTAGGTGCTCCTATTAATGTACTAGCCACAGAAAAAACTGAGGAACGAAAAGGGGTTGCGCTTGGTACGACCTCCCTTTTTCGACAATTAGGCATGACCCTTGCACCTACTCTATATGCAGGTTTTATTGCTAGAACATTTTCTAACCTTGACCAACGCGCTCAGGCTAATCTAAAAGAAGCAAACTTATCTACTGAGGGAGTTCCCGGGCATGAAGATAATAGAGCCCAAATCTCTGAATTCCAAACCATCCAATCCGACTTCCAATCCGTATCGGATGATCAAGTTCGTGACGTTCTTCTTGAAACGCTACAAACCGTTGTGGGACAAGGTTATAATGGATTATTTTACAGTGCTATGACAATTAGTGTTTTTATGTTTATTGGAGCATTATATGTTAAAAAACTTCGATAG
- a CDS encoding metal ABC transporter solute-binding protein, Zn/Mn family: MKKIMAIMLMMIVTLMSACSSQESSSETGLKIYTSIYPIQYFTERIGGEHVNANSIYPPGVDAHTYEPTAKTMAEIATSDAFIYLGAGLEGFAESAADALADEKVQLMELGAHEELFTKVEIDKTETHNEHEEEQKEDHGHNHSGKDPHVWLDPLRSQMMANYIKEELVKLAPEHKKQFNENYEKLINDLESLHEQFKSVTQQADQNKLFVSHAAYGYWEQRYGIEQISVNGISPNNEPSQKDVKRLVEKAKKENVNYMIFEQNVSNQVASMIQKEIGAKSLTIHNLSVRTEQDIKEEQDYLSLMKHNLNVLEKALNN, encoded by the coding sequence ATGAAAAAGATTATGGCAATAATGCTGATGATGATCGTAACGCTAATGAGTGCTTGTTCATCACAAGAAAGCTCATCTGAAACTGGACTTAAAATATATACATCCATTTATCCCATTCAATATTTCACAGAACGCATCGGTGGTGAACACGTTAACGCTAACTCCATATACCCACCCGGAGTAGATGCTCACACATATGAGCCTACAGCTAAAACAATGGCCGAAATTGCGACAAGTGATGCATTTATCTATTTAGGAGCAGGATTAGAAGGTTTCGCTGAATCAGCTGCGGATGCATTAGCTGATGAAAAGGTTCAATTAATGGAGCTCGGAGCACATGAAGAGCTATTTACGAAGGTTGAAATTGATAAAACAGAAACCCATAACGAACATGAAGAAGAGCAGAAAGAAGACCACGGTCACAACCATAGCGGAAAAGATCCACACGTATGGTTAGACCCACTCCGCTCTCAAATGATGGCTAATTACATCAAGGAAGAGCTTGTGAAATTAGCCCCAGAGCACAAAAAACAATTTAATGAAAACTACGAAAAGCTTATAAATGACTTAGAATCTCTACACGAACAATTTAAATCTGTAACCCAACAAGCTGATCAAAACAAATTGTTTGTTTCTCACGCAGCATACGGATATTGGGAGCAGCGTTATGGAATTGAACAGATTTCAGTTAACGGGATTTCGCCTAACAATGAACCATCTCAAAAAGACGTAAAACGACTAGTCGAAAAAGCTAAAAAGGAAAACGTAAATTATATGATTTTTGAACAGAATGTATCGAATCAAGTAGCATCCATGATCCAGAAGGAAATCGGAGCTAAATCCCTAACGATTCATAACCTTTCCGTTCGTACTGAACAAGATATAAAAGAAGAACAAGATTATTTATCCTTAATGAAGCACAACTTAAATGTTTTAGAAAAAGCATTAAATAACTAA
- a CDS encoding metal ABC transporter ATP-binding protein: MTSPILNIKNLSYAYEDREVLEDIHFTIQPGRFVGLVGPNGSGKTTLIKLILGLIKHKRGDIELFGTPIEKFKDWDRIGFVSQKANSFNTGFPASVFEVVSMGLTSKVGYLHFFRKKHKEKIKEAIDLVGMSEYIHKNVGDLSGGQQQRVFIARALVSEPDFLILDEPTVGVDAENVERFYNMLADLNRNKGITLLFVTHDIGTMTSYATDIACLNKHIHFHGDPSSFEQMNEKDLSNIYGHPVQVVTHDH; encoded by the coding sequence ATGACTTCACCGATCCTTAACATTAAGAATCTTAGCTATGCCTACGAAGACAGAGAGGTTCTAGAAGATATTCATTTCACTATTCAACCTGGTCGCTTTGTAGGTTTAGTAGGCCCAAATGGATCTGGAAAAACAACGCTCATTAAGCTTATATTAGGCTTAATCAAGCATAAACGTGGAGATATTGAACTTTTCGGAACGCCTATTGAAAAGTTCAAAGATTGGGATCGAATCGGCTTTGTTTCTCAAAAGGCAAATAGTTTTAATACCGGATTTCCCGCTTCAGTGTTTGAAGTTGTTTCAATGGGACTCACTTCAAAAGTGGGATATCTACACTTCTTTCGTAAGAAGCATAAGGAAAAAATTAAGGAAGCCATTGACCTTGTTGGAATGAGTGAATACATTCATAAAAATGTCGGTGACCTTTCTGGAGGTCAGCAACAACGTGTATTCATCGCTCGCGCTTTAGTGAGCGAACCTGACTTTCTCATACTAGATGAACCCACTGTAGGTGTTGATGCCGAGAACGTGGAGCGCTTTTACAACATGCTTGCAGATTTAAATCGTAATAAAGGCATTACACTACTATTTGTCACCCATGATATTGGTACGATGACATCCTATGCTACAGATATTGCGTGCTTGAATAAACACATTCATTTTCATGGTGATCCTTCTTCATTTGAACAAATGAATGAAAAGGATCTATCCAATATATACGGGCATCCTGTTCAGGTTGTCACACATGATCACTAA
- a CDS encoding metal ABC transporter permease, with protein MLESFIQLPFLRNAFLTGILVGFIAPLLGTFIVVRRLSLIADALSHVTLSGIAFGLMLDKKLGGVAITPFYTGIGFSVLGSIFIEQLRRVYKSYQELAIPIILSAGVGLSVIFISIANGFNQNLFNYLFGSVVAVSSTDLWTILFIAIAVTILIVIFYKELFMLSFDEEHAVVSGIHARRIHFLFIVLTALVIAASIRIVGVLLVSALMTLPVAASIRIAKGFKQTIMYSILFGEASVLIGQIAGYYFEIPPGGTIVITAVLILIGTIGFKRLRKRSSYKKVMS; from the coding sequence ATGTTAGAAAGCTTTATACAACTACCATTTTTGCGAAATGCATTTCTCACAGGCATCTTAGTCGGCTTTATCGCACCTCTATTAGGTACGTTCATTGTCGTAAGAAGATTATCCTTGATTGCTGATGCTTTATCCCACGTTACACTCTCAGGGATTGCGTTTGGACTTATGTTAGATAAAAAGTTAGGCGGAGTCGCCATTACACCTTTTTACACAGGTATTGGTTTCTCCGTTTTGGGATCGATATTCATTGAACAATTACGACGAGTCTATAAATCCTATCAGGAGCTTGCCATCCCGATTATTTTATCAGCTGGGGTCGGCCTGAGCGTTATTTTCATTTCCATCGCTAATGGGTTTAACCAGAACTTATTTAACTATTTATTCGGATCTGTTGTAGCAGTAAGTTCTACAGATCTTTGGACAATTCTATTCATTGCTATTGCGGTTACGATATTGATTGTTATATTTTATAAGGAATTATTTATGTTATCATTTGATGAAGAACATGCTGTCGTTTCAGGAATACACGCTCGTCGTATTCATTTCTTATTCATAGTATTAACAGCTCTAGTTATAGCCGCATCTATCCGAATTGTCGGTGTGTTACTCGTATCAGCTCTCATGACCCTACCAGTCGCTGCTAGTATTAGAATCGCTAAAGGGTTTAAGCAAACCATCATGTATTCAATTCTATTCGGCGAAGCATCTGTATTGATTGGACAGATTGCTGGCTATTACTTTGAAATTCCACCAGGTGGTACAATTGTAATAACAGCTGTCTTGATTTTAATAGGTACAATAGGATTTAAACGATTAAGAAAACGTTCTTCTTATAAGAAGGTGATGTCATGA
- a CDS encoding Fur family transcriptional regulator, whose product MNVDRALQQLKDQGHKYTDKREDMLRYFDQENSYRTARDLLENMRENYTNISFDTIYRNLHLFVELDILEVTELEGEKHFRIKCDSHHHHHFICLDCGQTKEIHTCPMNSVKQELQDFAIEDHKFEIYGKCPTCQTA is encoded by the coding sequence ATGAATGTAGATCGTGCACTTCAACAATTAAAAGATCAAGGTCATAAGTACACAGATAAACGCGAGGACATGCTACGTTATTTTGATCAAGAAAATAGCTACCGAACAGCTCGTGATTTACTTGAGAATATGCGAGAAAACTATACAAACATTAGTTTTGATACAATTTATCGAAACTTGCATTTATTTGTGGAACTAGACATATTAGAGGTGACAGAATTAGAAGGTGAAAAACACTTCCGAATTAAGTGTGATAGTCACCACCATCACCACTTTATCTGTCTTGATTGTGGACAAACGAAAGAGATTCACACTTGTCCAATGAACTCTGTTAAACAAGAATTACAAGACTTCGCAATCGAAGATCATAAATTTGAAATTTACGGTAAATGCCCAACATGTCAAACCGCTTAA
- the crcB gene encoding fluoride efflux transporter CrcB — protein sequence MHFYIAIFLGGCLGSIGRYSISLWVENLHPFPFETLAVNLIGCFFLTYFVSHPVLSSKLYRPIQVGLGTGLIGSFTTFSTFSTETIDLWMNQEQLLSFLYVLVSILGGLLLSWTGYRAGQKGGHST from the coding sequence ATGCATTTTTACATAGCCATTTTCCTTGGAGGTTGTCTTGGTTCCATCGGTAGGTACTCAATCTCATTATGGGTCGAAAACCTTCACCCATTTCCTTTTGAGACATTAGCTGTAAACTTAATTGGTTGCTTTTTCTTGACCTACTTTGTCTCGCATCCGGTTCTTTCCTCTAAACTCTATCGTCCTATTCAAGTAGGTCTTGGTACTGGATTAATTGGTTCATTTACGACCTTTTCTACTTTTTCGACAGAAACAATCGATTTATGGATGAATCAGGAGCAACTATTATCCTTCCTTTATGTACTAGTCAGCATCTTAGGTGGACTTTTATTAAGTTGGACAGGATATAGAGCTGGACAAAAGGGAGGTCATTCTACATGA
- the crcB gene encoding fluoride efflux transporter CrcB has protein sequence MNFLLVALGGGLGAIIRSIISNRWNTGSFHFPKGTWIANISGSLLLALFISLHIKERLSEEFWLFAGVGFCGAYTTFSTFGKETVHLIIEGHIKKAMLYVLSSLLFSLASVIVVFLFL, from the coding sequence ATGAACTTTCTTTTGGTCGCTTTAGGTGGGGGACTAGGTGCAATAATCCGTTCAATTATCAGTAACAGATGGAATACAGGAAGCTTCCATTTCCCTAAAGGGACATGGATTGCGAATATATCAGGCTCTCTATTACTTGCTCTATTCATCTCTTTACATATAAAAGAAAGGTTATCTGAAGAATTTTGGCTTTTTGCCGGGGTCGGCTTTTGTGGGGCTTACACTACTTTTTCCACCTTTGGTAAAGAAACGGTTCATTTGATCATAGAAGGACATATCAAAAAGGCTATGCTATATGTGCTATCCTCTTTACTATTTAGCCTAGCTTCCGTTATAGTCGTTTTTCTTTTTCTTTAA
- a CDS encoding glutaredoxin domain-containing protein: MPQKLIQIYTHPTCEDSQALKRFLSEGEVPYNEVDVTESKERRNQLKHDTGNEITPGIVVETKNLFGKKKRNTFSGYSANKGNIDRLLH, encoded by the coding sequence ATGCCACAAAAGCTTATCCAAATTTATACGCATCCAACTTGTGAGGATTCACAAGCATTGAAGAGGTTTTTGTCTGAAGGTGAAGTTCCCTATAATGAAGTAGATGTGACAGAATCAAAGGAACGAAGAAACCAGCTTAAACATGATACTGGAAATGAAATCACACCTGGTATTGTCGTAGAAACAAAAAATTTATTTGGTAAGAAGAAGCGTAATACATTCTCGGGCTATAGTGCTAACAAAGGTAATATTGACCGACTATTACATTAA
- a CDS encoding STAS domain-containing protein produces MRQVHDQLPVPFVTIDRKFYILEYTPEANELLELHPSFLESVDQDSHDKVIKWVNPDAGKVKIEINMHKGSEVFLIDLYVNWKNDLQAEVMMMPKYEENNHVSGMLEKLQKRLNDTNFELLEEKDKLDDAVDQNNRLSAPYVGLTTDTALIPLFGVLDERKLFVIKEQILDEAHHYNHDRILFDFTGVGAFNPEALHLLRDIFTSLLYMGKEVVIIGIKPDQARKLHEMSIQMNLQFMQSLQKAIEKYCS; encoded by the coding sequence ATGCGACAAGTTCATGATCAATTACCTGTTCCTTTCGTAACCATAGATAGAAAATTTTACATTTTAGAATATACACCTGAAGCGAACGAATTGTTAGAATTACATCCTTCTTTCCTTGAAAGTGTGGATCAGGATAGTCATGACAAAGTTATAAAATGGGTGAACCCTGATGCTGGTAAGGTTAAAATTGAGATTAATATGCATAAGGGATCAGAAGTGTTTTTAATCGATCTTTATGTTAATTGGAAAAATGATTTGCAAGCAGAAGTGATGATGATGCCTAAGTACGAAGAGAACAATCATGTTTCAGGTATGCTTGAAAAGCTTCAAAAACGATTAAATGATACGAATTTTGAGTTATTAGAGGAGAAAGATAAGCTTGATGACGCAGTAGACCAAAACAATCGATTATCTGCCCCTTATGTTGGGCTGACTACTGATACAGCCTTAATACCTCTTTTTGGTGTTCTTGATGAGAGAAAGTTATTTGTCATCAAGGAGCAAATACTCGATGAAGCTCATCATTATAATCATGATCGAATCCTTTTTGACTTTACAGGCGTAGGAGCTTTTAATCCTGAGGCACTTCATTTGTTAAGAGATATTTTCACGAGCCTTCTTTATATGGGGAAAGAAGTTGTTATTATTGGAATCAAACCAGACCAAGCTCGTAAACTACATGAAATGTCTATTCAAATGAACCTTCAATTTATGCAGTCTCTTCAAAAAGCGATCGAAAAATATTGTTCTTAA
- a CDS encoding B12-binding domain-containing protein, giving the protein MSHHKKMANMFLNGQEDEALQYLQTFQTPFDRMVAYENLLTPSMYHVGELWETNEISVADEHLATAICDFVLSQVDDLQSSSEQGKKVLLFGVEEEQHYLGLKMVASIFREKGWKVRYLGPNLPLSHALVQVNSFKPDVIGVSAALSYRLPTLKKVIESLMNLEWEPTILIGGRMAKKHDLTSFTSDRVFVMKDLHALQEWLEEDQRNINATSS; this is encoded by the coding sequence ATGAGTCATCATAAAAAGATGGCAAACATGTTTCTTAATGGTCAGGAGGATGAGGCTCTTCAATACCTTCAAACCTTTCAAACCCCATTTGATCGAATGGTAGCGTATGAAAATCTTCTTACGCCATCTATGTATCACGTAGGAGAATTATGGGAAACGAATGAAATTTCTGTAGCTGATGAGCATTTAGCTACAGCGATTTGCGACTTTGTTCTCTCTCAAGTAGATGATTTACAGTCATCTAGTGAACAGGGAAAGAAAGTCCTTTTATTTGGTGTCGAAGAAGAGCAACATTACCTCGGCCTAAAAATGGTTGCCTCTATTTTTCGTGAAAAAGGGTGGAAGGTTCGTTATTTAGGACCCAATTTACCTCTCAGTCATGCACTCGTACAGGTTAATTCTTTTAAACCGGATGTGATTGGGGTTTCTGCAGCCTTATCTTATCGCCTACCTACATTGAAAAAAGTCATTGAATCACTTATGAATTTAGAGTGGGAACCTACAATTTTAATAGGTGGACGAATGGCTAAAAAGCATGACTTAACTTCATTTACATCAGACCGTGTATTTGTAATGAAGGATTTACATGCCTTACAAGAATGGTTAGAGGAGGATCAAAGAAACATCAATGCGACAAGTTCATGA